The Hyalangium gracile genome window below encodes:
- a CDS encoding PhnD/SsuA/transferrin family substrate-binding protein, with translation MALPGAPIRFLTYPLLGQVKEQVRTEFFGRVLAQRLGRPVIMEQARTYESVEQELMAGRVDMALATAEQCNAFEPQSRAVLRAVRAGRWYYHAAFICRAEEPLTLEQLRGKRAAWVAPLSTAGYLLPKRHLESLGLNPSELFAEQRFHGTYRQALLAVLSGEADVTAHFTTHMEEYMVRAQLAERVGPDERRLYPFSFTGPTLADGIIISNRMPEAEAAAVVAAITAMSRDEGGLEPAQAPFDIQGFTLVRGSSGPASELPPAMNSEYLTLDLDAEERCRHVWSSSGTVFGRDVRACEGQPLMELLPLEAAIPLESLVRSTRLNQVSGRMQFRMEAQGQTRMYAAEATLRSAQPGEPAPDLGLLLRDITDRDSLEQELYRLASFPLLHPDPMLELRRDGQLRYANPPAHVCFPDLLELGVHHPVISAALVNARRNATRDGAELVQLGGRYWEVVATPLQDNESLRVFAKDVTARKQMEASLMHADRMASLGSLAARVGHEMNNPLAFLMANLSFAREEIGRLREALRQGRGEVDAADVDEVMDALGESQEGAERLKVIVQDLRLLTREPPATARGWTCTRCWRTA, from the coding sequence TTGGCCCTGCCTGGCGCCCCCATCCGCTTCCTGACCTATCCCCTGCTGGGGCAGGTGAAGGAGCAGGTACGTACCGAGTTCTTCGGCCGCGTGCTTGCCCAGCGGCTGGGCCGGCCGGTGATCATGGAGCAGGCGCGGACGTACGAGAGCGTGGAGCAGGAGCTCATGGCGGGCCGGGTGGACATGGCGCTGGCCACCGCGGAGCAGTGCAACGCCTTCGAGCCCCAGTCGCGAGCCGTGCTCCGCGCCGTGCGGGCCGGCCGCTGGTACTACCACGCCGCCTTCATCTGCCGCGCCGAGGAGCCGCTCACGCTGGAGCAGCTGCGTGGCAAGCGCGCCGCCTGGGTGGCCCCGCTGTCCACCGCGGGCTACCTGCTGCCCAAGCGCCACCTGGAGTCCCTGGGCCTCAACCCCTCGGAGCTCTTCGCCGAGCAGCGCTTCCATGGCACCTACCGCCAGGCGCTGCTGGCCGTGCTCTCCGGTGAAGCGGACGTCACCGCCCACTTCACCACGCACATGGAGGAGTACATGGTCCGGGCCCAGCTCGCCGAGCGAGTGGGGCCCGACGAGCGCCGGCTCTACCCGTTCTCCTTCACGGGCCCCACCCTCGCCGACGGCATCATCATCTCCAACCGGATGCCGGAGGCCGAGGCCGCCGCCGTGGTCGCCGCCATCACCGCCATGAGCCGAGACGAGGGCGGCCTGGAGCCAGCGCAGGCTCCCTTCGACATCCAAGGCTTCACCCTCGTCCGGGGCTCCTCGGGCCCGGCCTCGGAGCTCCCGCCCGCCATGAACTCGGAGTACCTCACGCTGGATCTCGACGCGGAGGAGCGTTGCCGACACGTCTGGTCCTCCAGCGGCACCGTCTTCGGCCGGGACGTGCGCGCCTGCGAGGGGCAGCCCTTGATGGAGCTGCTGCCGCTGGAGGCCGCCATCCCGCTGGAGTCGCTGGTGCGCTCCACCCGCCTCAACCAGGTGAGCGGCCGGATGCAGTTCCGCATGGAGGCGCAGGGGCAGACGCGCATGTATGCCGCCGAGGCCACGCTGCGCTCCGCCCAGCCGGGAGAGCCCGCGCCGGACCTGGGCCTGCTGCTGCGCGACATCACCGATCGGGACTCGCTGGAGCAGGAGCTGTACCGGCTGGCCTCCTTCCCCCTGCTCCACCCCGATCCGATGCTGGAGCTGCGGCGCGACGGCCAGCTGCGCTACGCCAACCCCCCCGCCCATGTCTGCTTCCCGGATCTGCTGGAGCTGGGCGTGCACCACCCCGTCATCAGCGCGGCGCTGGTGAACGCGCGGCGCAACGCCACCCGGGACGGGGCCGAGCTGGTCCAGCTGGGCGGCCGCTACTGGGAGGTGGTGGCCACGCCCCTGCAGGACAACGAGAGCCTGCGCGTCTTCGCCAAGGACGTCACCGCGCGCAAGCAGATGGAGGCAAGCCTGATGCACGCCGATCGCATGGCGTCGCTGGGCTCGCTGGCCGCGCGCGTGGGCCATGAGATGAACAACCCGCTGGCGTTCCTCATGGCCAACCTCTCCTTCGCCCGGGAGGAGATCGGCCGGCTCCGGGAGGCCCTGCGCCAAGGCCGCGGCGAAGTGGACGCGGCGGACGTCGACGAGGTGATGGATGCGCTGGGCGAGTCCCAGGAGGGCGCCGAGCGGCTGAAGGTCATCGTCCAGGATCTGCGCCTGCTCACGCGCGAG